DNA sequence from the Perca flavescens isolate YP-PL-M2 chromosome 3, PFLA_1.0, whole genome shotgun sequence genome:
ACCACAGTATTTAGTGCAGCAGGCTGAAAACAATAAGGAAAGGTCCACTGGTGTGTTTCTGATACACTCAATGTCCTTCTTACAGTCATCTCATTATTTCAAAATCACTGTAATTTCATTGAAACAGACAAGCTGGTGTTGGGTTATTGGCCCAGATTGAAAGATGCATGCTGTCAGCGTACACCCTCCTCTAACTGGCCTCTCTTTTCACTTTCCCCTCTTTCAGTCCGAGTAGCTTTGTGGAATGGAAATATCAGACTTGCACAACAAAGGGACTGCACAGGTTGACGGAGCAGCAAAAAGAAAGATGacaacaaccacaaccacaaaaTAACCATAGAACCACTTCCCGATGCCACGGATAATGTGAAAAGATGACATAGTGCACCAGAGTCCCCACACACTATAACCTAACTGACAATACTGTGAGCGTATTATTGAGGTGAAGCAGCTACAGAAATTAGTCAATACTTTGCCGTTGTTACAAGTTGCTGCATCTCAGTTGTTAAATGTTCACATCACATGAAGTCCTAGCATGGCTGTAATACTGTGAGTGCAGGCTGAGCTAGACTCTGCCTCAGCTTTTTGTAAAGCATCTAGTTTATTAGAGAAATACAGGGATCTAGAAGAATGGTAACATGAGACTATGGCCGAACTGTTACTTGTTATCTGTTCGACTGCTGAGTGCTCAGTGGAATTGGAAATGTCAGACATCAGGATGTTCCCTTTTTGCCTTTGCCCTTGAATGGTACGTCTGGAAGCAGTTCCTCTTTTGCCTAAAAAAACAGTACGCAGgcaaacacagacatgcacagaaACATATTGTAGACTTACAGTAGCAGCGTTTTGGAGATGACAACACGGGGAGTCTCAGTTCTCTACTGTACGATCTGAGCTTGTTCGTTGCCTATAAAAATGCTTTTCTAGAAAACACCTTTGATTTTCGAGATGCTTTTGTAACCTTGCTAGCTGCTGCATTGTGTCTACTGCACTATTAACTCGACATTGCTGAAACTCAGTCAAAATACCTATGACAGCATTTCTGTACCTGTAAGGGTAACTTCAAATCCCTGAACTCTAGTGCTTGGTTAATGGAAATTAGCTCATATGGAGCACAGTAGGAGACACTGCCAACACATTTTGCCATGCGCTTATTTTAGCCAAAGCCGCGCCTTACAATCTATCAAAAGCCCTTTTCATCActgatgctctctctctctgtctctttctctctctctctctgtctgtctcactatGTGAGAGGACAAGAATCTTCTGGATCCGCTTACAGCACAGTCGTGGGTAGCCGATTAACACCCACATATACTGAAAATAGACGGTGCACCGATGAAAACATTTCACCTTCTGATACCTCCCATTGAAGCTTGCTAGCTCGGTGTATCTGTGGCTATGTTTGTTGGAACTTTTGAACAGGAAAGTCTCCTGGGTTTAAACCTTCCAAGCATTTGCGCTGATAATAATGACTTGAAAAAAAGATGCTTCAGGTTAAATGAACCTTTGAACCACACATTGAATgtgaactctttttttttttgtaattttgatTTGACGCTTTGTTAGTTGTTATTACAAAGTCTCTTAAAGTAAATTGCAAAGCCAGGTGCTTACAAGCACAACAGGACAATAGGTCTACTAGTCCTCAACTCTATCATAACATTAGCCTGGAGCTGCCTAAACTAGAACAAGTGAAGGTGTGTGTTTGCTAATcaagaaaaagcttaaagacacccagatgtgtttcctgtgtgacCAAACAACCAAGCATGTAGGTCTTTGAAAGAATGCATATGTGCTCTTACTGTAGAGACAACCATTCCTGGATGGCGAGATAGTGTGTGAAGTTCTGTCACATGAAACTCAAATTCTAGAGAggcagttcacccaaattacaaacaCATATGTTGTAATTTGggtgactttttatttttgcaagAAAGCTGTAGAAAAGCTGAAAgaaagttcagattttttgacTTTAAGGAACAGCTTGTTGACTAATACACACTGTGCTCAGTTAGGCCAGTGATTACCTTGAACAAGGAAGCAGGGACAGAAATCACACAAAAACAGGAAGTTCAGATGTACTTTTGTTTGTAGCAGGTATCGCCTAAATGCTCTGCAGCCTTTCCTCTGTTAATATGCTTAACTTATTCATATGAAAACTTATTTTGCCTTGATGTCATGTACAAATGTAACTGCAGAGTATGCTAATTAATAAGGTAAAATGATTAAAGGAAATACATTAATTTAAAAGATGTCtaaacatgtatatgtatatttggTTATGTAACGTGCCATTGAGAATttattctaaaataaaatgttgtattttgtgtCATTTATGTGGtatctcattttttttaatctcacaCGACAAGCTTACAGCACAGTACATGGGTATTTTTGTTCAtactttaatattttatgtacaCGGAACACTTGGTAGATATTATAGACAAAGGTTGtttcacattttataaacaTTATGTTTTGCTTGTCCGCAGTCACATTTCAAGATAATTAAAAGTGGTGATATTAATGAAATGATGCCACATAGCTGAGTCTTTGCTCTCTGCAGCACCTCATTGTGGTTCAGCTGCTCGAGTGTAATCAGGACAGCCCTTTGaaacaaatattaattaattaatttgtagCTTATTTTTTCCTCTGCTGTGATGATTTTCCAAAACACAGGTAAAGTCTTGAGTTTAAGAATGACGTAATAGTGAAATATTCATCAGGATGTCGTGAAGACGTCAAGGGTCAACTACAGTCCCACAAAAATAACGCAATTAATCCTCAGCAGACAATTGTTCACCTGCTTCGACAGCAGTCAGGAAAATCTGACGGATGAGTACACAGTGGACTGGTCAGGCTCTCTGGTGGCTCCCTGTTGTCTCAGTGCATCCTGGGAAATGTCTGCATACACCACCTTTAACATTGGGAATGGGAAAAGGCTTATTTAAGcactagtctcactttgccagccCATTTAAGCATACACGAGAGCATATGCATAGACTGCAGACATGTTCAAGGCCAGTCAGAGGAAACAAACAATGTTGAGGGCCTTGTAGAGTGCATCCTGTCTTGAAACAGAACTTTTACCCACCTCAATCTTCTGCATAGACTTGGGGACAGctgtaaaatgcaaaaaaaataaataaatgacaatgcAATAAATAGAGCAGTTTTGACAGTGCTACAGTAACTTTTGTATCAATGTTACAGGCTACTAAGTAAGATACCTTTGTGAAAGGAAGTGCTACGTTTCTGGGGTATGGGGCATCGAAGTGGAGGCTGTGGAGCTGGGTGTGGTTGGTCTCTGTATACAGCTGAAGGAATGGACAGCGTCCTGGGAAGTGGCTGAGGCTTGACTTTTGAACTTAGACAGTGAGCCAATCCCAGAATGATGGGAAGACAAAGAGAAGCACCGGCACAGACCAAAACCCTGTGTAATACACTCCTCTGGAAGGGGACAGCTGGGGGAGGGACACAGCATAATATACACAAATAATGCAATTAGACTGAGTACACTGTTGTTGTATTATTGTATGCACTATTTTGATGGATTTTTGTAGTTCTGCTCTTTGCTTTTTCGAGAACAACTAATTCAGCAttgcacatacagacacatacacgctaataaacactgacacacatttGGCCGCACATACCTGCAGTGACGTTCACATACTTGAAATGTCCCTGATCAGTATCACCTTGGCCCCATTTTACACTGCATCCATAAGAACCTTCGTCTGATTGTTTGACACTCAGGAAATTCAAAATTAGTTGAGTTTTATTGGCTGAGAGAATCACATTGGTCAGATGGTGCCTCACACTTAGCTTCTCATTTGTTGAATTTGTCCGAATCCATTTTCCCGTCCAGGCGCCTCCACAGTGCTGGACCACACAGGACAAAGACAGACTGCCCCCTGCTGGTACATACAATGTCTCACGTTCTGCCAGAACACCCTGGCTGCATTCTTCAGCATGGAGACCTGAAAAAAGGGAAGTCTCCTATTATACCTCATTGTAGTGCAACAACAAACTGCATAGAcaaacattttgtcattttgtgcaGTGGTAACTGTTAGACAGTGTTTTGATAAAGCCATTTACTTGTACCATCTCAAGACAGTATGTGACCATAAAGAGTCTGAACATTTGACCGATTAAGACGTTCATGCGGTTTTTCTATGCCATATAATAAACTAACCCAAACAATGGTCAGAAGTGCATAATGCCATCATACATTTGTTTGAAGTGTATAAAACTACAAATATTTTATAACAACTGTGCAGTCGTACAATAGCACATTTTTCTATTATACctttttttcacacatacacTAAAATCTGGATTCCATATTACATTAGAGCAATAACCTATATCACACTATGCTTGTAAGGCATGCTTTTTTATGACTAAAGAGACAACATAGTAAACCAGTTTTAACTGAGTCAGGCCAGTTTAAATTGCCTGGGAAATGAGGTCTGGCAAGTTTAAATGTAACACTTTTAATGTTACTTTTCCagtataataatacaaaaatctTATCAAATTATAGGAGACATACAGTTTGACAAACATTCCATATACAAAATGACACACTGAAACAGGATTGTGATTACCACAGCTTGTCTTTgcaaaaactatatatataatttggAGTGAGACTGTACAAAAtttaaatatgaacaataagttacaataacttattttaaaGATCTAATACAGACAGTGAGTAGCCTTCACCAAAGCTACTGCAATAGGGGTGAATTCAAAGGTAAGATTATCCAGCCAAGTTCCTCAAATGCAATTTAATGTATGAGATATGTCCCTTGTTTATAAAAACAATATGAATAAGAACTAAAATGTCTTACTTACCAGTATGAAGAAGGCAGAGACAGCTGATTGTTCTGAGGAGATAGTAACACATGTCTGACTGTAACGGTGTTGGTCAACGTTCCTCCCAAGTCGGTTTTATTTCCTCTGTACAGACAAAGTCATGGCTTGTGTGAAAACTGCTTGTTCAAATTGTTGTCAGTTGCAGGGAGTCCATCAGCCTGCTC
Encoded proteins:
- the si:dkey-52l18.4 gene encoding uncharacterized protein si:dkey-52l18.4; the protein is MCYYLLRTISCLCLLHTGLHAEECSQGVLAERETLYVPAGGSLSLSCVVQHCGGAWTGKWIRTNSTNEKLSVRHHLTNVILSANKTQLILNFLSVKQSDEGSYGCSVKWGQGDTDQGHFKYVNVTAAVPFQRSVLHRVLVCAGASLCLPIILGLAHCLSSKVKPQPLPRTLSIPSAVYRDQPHPAPQPPLRCPIPQKRSTSFHKAVPKSMQKIEVVYADISQDALRQQGATREPDQSTVYSSVRFS